The genomic interval CTGCCCACCGGCGCGCACCAGCAGGTGGCGCCATCCGGTACGCCGGCGTTCCCAGGCGCGACGACCGCGAATTTCGTCGCGGGGCTTCCCAAGGGCGCCAAGCAGACGTTCACGTTCGAGGCGAGCAAGGCCGGCACGTACGAGTTTATCTGCGGCGTACCCGCGCACGCCGTAGCCGGGATGTGGGACAGCCTGGTCGTTTCAGATACGGCGGACGCGCCCAGCGTGACGCCGCTCGGCGCCGCGACGTTCAGTGTGCAGTAGCGCGTACACCGGCCGGGCCCCGGCGTGCCACCTACCAGGGCGAGAGGACAGTGCTGTTCGTGAGCGCACCACGAGACAGGGGGGGACAGGCCGTGCCTAGCGGGTGCGCCTGGCAAGTCTCCATTGATGGGGACAGTCGGCCCCGGGCGGTCCTGCGCACATCTGATCCCGAGATCAGGTCTTCACCCGATTACTCATTGAGGAGTCCCTAGGTATTCTCCCTTGGGGGAATAGGACGATGTGGCCGAGCATCTTTGGACCGGGATGGGGTTGGGGGGTGTTGGTTGCCCTGGCGTTCTTGTGTCTCGTGCTGGGGGTACTCGGATTCCTGCTCCTCGTCATCAACAGGCCGCCACGGGACACCGATGAGTCAACCGATCGGCTCTGGCACCTGCTTGAAGAGGGAGACATCACTCCAGGGGAGTTCGAGCGCCGGAAACGCGCGATCCAACCCAAACTTGGAGTGCGAGTTGTCAGCAAGTGAAGTGGACCATCGACACAGCACGCAGCCGGGTGGAATTCGTGGCGCGCTATGTGGGCATCTCCACTATTGAAGGCCGCTTCACACGCGTGCGCGGCACGGTTGAGACAACCGAGGACGGACAGCTGAAGGCCATCGAAGCGTTCATCCCGGCCGCCAGTGTCGATACCGGTGTGTCCGAACGCGACACACACCTGCGCTCGCCGGATTTCCTCGACGCCGCGAAATACCCTGAGTTGACGTTCCGCGCGGCCGCGATAGAGCGCCTGGGCGACGGGCAGTACCGCGTGCGCGGCGAGATCACGATCCGCGACCGAACCCACGGTACGGTGTTTCAGGTCGACACCTCCCCTCAGGTCATCGATGGGCTGGGTGGCCGACGCGCGCGGGCGAGTGCGACCGGGACATTTTCCAGGAGGGAGTGGGGGCTGGCCTGGGATCGGATTCTACGCTTCGGCGGGTTGTTGATCGCCGACGAAATGTATTTCTCCCTCAACATCGAGGCGGTGGCGGACGCATCCACCCCCGTCCTCCGTTCCACCAGCCCTTAGGCGTCGTGCCGAGGCTTTAGGTTGCTCGTGGACCCGATGCCCAAATCCGTTCCGCAACCGATTCTCTCGTTAGCCCCCCGGGGTCTATTCTGAGATCAGGAGGTGAGGTCAATGGCAACCAATCCGCAGCGTAAGCAGTACTTCGAGGATCCCCCGCTGGCGCGGACGATATTCAGCTCCACCCAGCTTGCATGGCTGTGGCTGATCGTCCGGGTGTGGCTCGGGTACAACTGGATCGAGGCCACCCTCTCGCACAAGATCGGG from bacterium carries:
- a CDS encoding YceI family protein, with the protein product MKWTIDTARSRVEFVARYVGISTIEGRFTRVRGTVETTEDGQLKAIEAFIPAASVDTGVSERDTHLRSPDFLDAAKYPELTFRAAAIERLGDGQYRVRGEITIRDRTHGTVFQVDTSPQVIDGLGGRRARASATGTFSRREWGLAWDRILRFGGLLIADEMYFSLNIEAVADASTPVLRSTSP